One stretch of Cololabis saira isolate AMF1-May2022 chromosome 15, fColSai1.1, whole genome shotgun sequence DNA includes these proteins:
- the trhrb gene encoding thyrotropin-releasing hormone receptor b: MENLTAAPGRNVTLGTWTDYSLQYKVVSTALLLVTCASGIVGNVMVILVVLTTRHMRTPTNCYLVSLAAADLMVLTAAGVPAIADSLFATWVFGRYACAGITYCQYLGINASSCSITAFTVERYIAICHPMRAQFLCTLARAKRIIAAVWACTSLYCVMWLYLSDLQQLRYDHGVTVVACGYRVPRRLYLPVYFVDFGVFFVVPLLLAAVLYGLIARILFLSALPSDPADPRRSRGDARHGSSTAASRRQVTKMLAVVVVLFAVLWMPYRTLVVVNSFLDRAYLDAWFLLFCRTCVYLNSAINPLIYNAMSQKFRAAFHRLICGCRRRRRDDAPAACSVALTYSAVKDSSLVESTDHFPTELEELAASEQLLADPQSASSDPCGFVKVDFSAA, from the exons ATGGAGAACCTGACGGCGGCTCCGGGGCGGAACGTCACGCTGGGGACGTGGACGGACTACAGCCTGCAGTACAAGGTGGTGAGCACCGCGCTGCTGCTCGTGACGTGCGCGTCGGGCATCGTGGGGAACGTGATGGTGATCCTGGTGGTGCTCACCACGCGCCACATGCGCACCCCCACCAACTGCTACCTGGTGAGCCTGGCGGCGGCCGACCTGATGGTGCTGACGGCCGCGGGCGTGCCCGCCATCGCCGACAGCCTCTTCGCCACGTGGGTGTTCGGCCGGTACGCGTGCGCGGGCATCACGTACTGCCAGTACCTGGGCATCAACGCGTCCTCCTGCTCCATCACCGCCTTCACCGTGGAGCGCTACATCGCCATCTGCCACCCGATGCGCGCGCAGTTTCTGTGCACCCTGGCGCGCGCCAAGCGCATCATCGCGGCGGTGTGGGCGTGCACGTCCCTGTACTGCGTCATGTGGCTGTACCTGTcggacctgcagcagctgcgctACGACCACGGCGTGACCGTGGTGGCGTGCGGGTACCGGGTGCCGCGCAGGCTCTACCTGCCCGTGTACTTCGTGGACTTCGGCGTGTTCTTCGTGGTTCCGCTGCTGCTGGCGGCGGTTCTGTACGGCCTGATCGCGCGCATCCTGTTCCTGAGCGCGCTCCCGTCCGACCCCGCGGACCCGCGGAggagccgcggggacgcgcgccACGGCAGCTCCACGGCCGCGTCGCGCAGACAG GTGACCAAGATGCTGgcggtggtggtggtgctgttCGCCGTGCTCTGGATGCCGTACCGGACGCTGGTGGTGGTCAACTCCTTCCTGGACCGGGCCTACCTGGACGCCTGGTTCCTGCTCTTCTGCCGCACCTGCGTCTACCTCAACAGCGCCATCAACCCGCTCATCTACAACGCCATGTCGCAGAAGTTCCGGGCCGCCTTCCACAGGTTGATCTGCGGCTGCCGGCGGCGCCGGCGCGACGACGCACCCGCCGCCTGCAGCGTGGCGCTCACCTACAGCGCCGTCAAGGACTCGTCCCTGGTGGAGAGCACCGACCACTTCCCCACcgagctggaggagctggccGCCTCGGAGCAGCTGCTGGCGGATCCCCAGAGCGCGTCCTCGGACCCCTGCGGGTTCGTGAAGGTGGACTTCAGTGCTGCCTGA